Proteins found in one Macrobrachium nipponense isolate FS-2020 chromosome 4, ASM1510439v2, whole genome shotgun sequence genomic segment:
- the LOC135211438 gene encoding uncharacterized protein LOC135211438 — MTSITTTAFSDQVIPSPATAASTSPSGIMKVFVIASFVAAVWAFPQPQLAPAPEVGQSAVWPIRPYSYAYEISDPPTGNFQNKAEIKNANGDVFGSWSVLMPDNYIYTTSYNVTGLSGFLYNIVKTPANPAAATAPVAA, encoded by the exons ATGACGAGCATCACAACCACGGCGTTCTCAGACCAGGTCATCCCATCCCCTGCAACGGCAGCTTCTACCTCACCCTCTGGAATAATGAAG GTCTTCGTCATCGCCTCCTTCGTAGCGGCCGTCTGGGCCTTCCCCCAGCCACAACTGGCTCCTGCACCTGAAGTTGGACAGTCGGCCGTTTGG CCCATCCGGCCTTACAGCTATGCCTACGAGATCAGCGACCCACCAACAGGCAACTTCCAGAACAAGGCTGAGATTAAGAACGCCAATGGCGACGTCTTCGGATCATGGTCTGTCCTGATGCCCGACAACTACATCTACACCACCTCCTACAACGTGACCGGTCTCAGCGGTTTCCTCTACAACATCGTCAAGACCCCCGCCAATCCTGCCGCTGCAACAGCCCCCGTCGCTGCGTGA